TGAAGACATGCCAATAGATTTAATTCTTCACACTCCCGGGGGACTCGTACTTGCAAGTGAACAGATTGCAACAGCCCTAAAGGAACACAAGGCAAAAACAACAGTTATTATTCCGCACTATGCAATGAGTGGCGGAAGTTTAATTGCCCTTGCAGCAGACGAAATAATAATCGATAAAAATGCAGTCATGGGGCCAGTAGATCCACAAGTTGGCCAGTACCCTGCAGCTTCAATTATAAACGCGATAAATACGAAATACACTGATGAATTGGATGACGAAACTTTAATTTTGGGAGATATCTCAAGAAAAGCAATATTTCAGGTTAAAGAATTCGTCTACGAAATATTGAAAGATAAAATGGGCGAAGAAAAAGCAAAATACTTATCAGAAACGCTTTCTACTGGAAAGTGGACTCACGACTATCCATTAACAATTAGAAAGTTAAGGGAACTCGGAATCGAAGTGAACACCGATTTACCAGAAATAGTTTATGCATTATTCGATCTTTACAGGCAACCTGTGAACCAGAGGCCATCAGTGCAGTACGTTCCAGTGCCGTACAAGAGAGGAAGTAAAAAATGAGTTCAAAACCTCTAGAACTAAATGGTAAAATTTATTCTGTAAAACTTGCAGATAATTTTATAAAACGGGCATTCGGGCTCATGTTTAGAGATATTTCAGAAGATGAGGGATTATTCTTTAAATATGGAAATAGAAAACTACATATCCACACATTTTTTATGAAATATTCAATAGACGTGATTTTTTTAAAAGATGAAACAATTGTTGATGTTGCAAGCAACTTAATTCCGTGGAAAACCTATAATTCAAAAGTAAAATCAAATAGGATGTTTGAAGTTAAAGCTTCAGGTTTAAACACAGAATTAATCGGAAAAAAAGTTAAATTTAATTAATTTATTATTTTTTACAGATTATTTTTTCAACCACTACTGGATTACCAGTTCTTTTTACTTTTAAAGATTCATTATCAATTGTTATAACATCACCTTCGATAAACTCCCCAGTAATTTCTATTTCACAGTATATTGTGGGTTCTGGACATATTTTATCTATTGCGAGGAAGTCATCGTATAAAACTAAGTTTCCATTTTCAATTTTCCCGACATCCCCTATTTTTACAATTTTATCGGCAATCATCATTACTTTCTGCATTTCAACCATTTTTAAAGATAATTCTTTTCTATACTCGAAGAGTTCGTTTAAATCATCTTCAACGGCCATTTCAAAGTTATTTTCGTAGGTTTCAACAAAGTAATATTCGAACTTACCGCTTAAGGTTGCATTTTCTGTTTTTTCCAGTATTTTTTCAAATAAATTTTTAATTTCTTTTACACTCATTTTCAAAATATCTTTTATGTATTTTTTAATTTCCGATTCAACAAGACTTTTTATGTATTTATTTCCAAATACAACAATTCCCGACCCTGTTTTTACTGATTTGTTGGTTATCTGATCATTTTCAATGTCTAGTACTGCACATTTTTCTTTCGAAAGGTACATTCGTCTTCTTTTAGAGTCTTTACCAATGGACTTGATTTCGCCACATAGTAAATTTCCTAAGATCCTAACCTTTTCTTCGGAATCATTAATATATACATTAACATCAAATTCAGAAGCTTTTTTCATTAATTCTTCATCAGTCCTAATTTTTCCCGAATAAAGAAGCTCTTCAAGCTTTTCTCTATTACTTTTAATTCCTTTAAACAGTAAATTCCGACTGTCGCCTGCAATAACGGCTCCGTTTTTTCCATAGTATCCGATAATAACGCTCAAAGTTTTTCACCTTATTATTACATAATATTTAAATAGGACTCTTAAGATATTATTAAATATTACAAAGTTACTACCTAGTACATGTAATTTCAGTTAAGAAATTAGGGGAGGCATACGATGGTAGATATGGATAGAATAAGTATTTCATTACCTACAAATTTACTTGCAGAATTCGACGAAATAATCGAAGAAAGAGGATATGCAAGCAGAAGTGAGGCCATACGGGACTCTATCAGAGATTATCTGATAAAACATAAGTGGATTCACAGCCTTGAAGGGGATCGGGCTGGAACGATCAGTATTATTTATGATCACCATTCCACAGACGTAATGGAGAAATTAACAAACATACAGCACGATTATGAGAAATTAATCGTTGCAACAATCCATATGCACCTCGATCACGACCACTGTATGGAGGTGGTTCTCGTTAAAGGGGATGCATCAGAAATCAAAGAATTAACCGACAAACTTACGTCACAAAAGGGCGTAAAACAGGTAAAACTTACCGTAATGGTTCCTGGCGGAAACATTCCTCAATAACTAAACATATTATTTTTACTTTTTATACTTTGAACATACACTCTTTTTATTATTTTTTACTCAAATCCAAATTTTAGATCTAATTTACACGGTGAATGAATGATAATCCCCAAAAAATACGAAAGAGTAACGTTTGTATTATTAATGTCTGGCGTAATGGCATTGGCAATGTCTTTAGTAATGACTTTGGTAAATCGAGGATTCAGTTTAGAAGTTTTAGCCTTTTGGCCAAATGTATTTTTAATTGGGTACCCTATAGCGTTTCCTACGGCATATTTTCTTTCCCCGATCGTTGGAAAAATTATGTCAAAACTAGTTGTCAGATGATTTTAAATAATTTCAAAAATTACAGAACAGGTTCAAAACCTGCAGATTTTATTTCTTTTTCTTTTTTATAGAGTAATTCTTCAAAGTCATCTTCTAAAATAGAATTATTTAAAATAAAGTTTACTGTATGCCTTGTTTTATCGTAATAATCAGGAGTTTCGATTAAATAATCTTTTTTGACATACCTTAAAAGACAGGTATTCAAAAACATACTGTATCCTTCTTCTAACAGATCTATCGCATAAAATGGGTTTTTTACAACTTTTGATACCTTAAAATCTATTTTT
This Methanococcus maripaludis C5 DNA region includes the following protein-coding sequences:
- a CDS encoding DUF2121 domain-containing protein; the protein is MSVIIGYYGKNGAVIAGDSRNLLFKGIKSNREKLEELLYSGKIRTDEELMKKASEFDVNVYINDSEEKVRILGNLLCGEIKSIGKDSKRRRMYLSKEKCAVLDIENDQITNKSVKTGSGIVVFGNKYIKSLVESEIKKYIKDILKMSVKEIKNLFEKILEKTENATLSGKFEYYFVETYENNFEMAVEDDLNELFEYRKELSLKMVEMQKVMMIADKIVKIGDVGKIENGNLVLYDDFLAIDKICPEPTIYCEIEITGEFIEGDVITIDNESLKVKRTGNPVVVEKIICKK
- the nikR gene encoding nickel-responsive transcriptional regulator NikR — its product is MVDMDRISISLPTNLLAEFDEIIEERGYASRSEAIRDSIRDYLIKHKWIHSLEGDRAGTISIIYDHHSTDVMEKLTNIQHDYEKLIVATIHMHLDHDHCMEVVLVKGDASEIKELTDKLTSQKGVKQVKLTVMVPGGNIPQ
- a CDS encoding ATP-dependent Clp protease proteolytic subunit gives rise to the protein MDPSSVMWIFFIFLFLYPQVLFRYRLLQRYKFIKQFEAVRKTRAIVMIHRQEQLALFGIPLYKYITIEDSEEILRAIRMTPEDMPIDLILHTPGGLVLASEQIATALKEHKAKTTVIIPHYAMSGGSLIALAADEIIIDKNAVMGPVDPQVGQYPAASIINAINTKYTDELDDETLILGDISRKAIFQVKEFVYEILKDKMGEEKAKYLSETLSTGKWTHDYPLTIRKLRELGIEVNTDLPEIVYALFDLYRQPVNQRPSVQYVPVPYKRGSKK
- a CDS encoding DUF2798 domain-containing protein — encoded protein: MIIPKKYERVTFVLLMSGVMALAMSLVMTLVNRGFSLEVLAFWPNVFLIGYPIAFPTAYFLSPIVGKIMSKLVVR
- a CDS encoding DUF192 domain-containing protein encodes the protein MSSKPLELNGKIYSVKLADNFIKRAFGLMFRDISEDEGLFFKYGNRKLHIHTFFMKYSIDVIFLKDETIVDVASNLIPWKTYNSKVKSNRMFEVKASGLNTELIGKKVKFN